Below is a window of Brassica napus cultivar Da-Ae chromosome A5, Da-Ae, whole genome shotgun sequence DNA.
gacgcattgtcgttagagaagaaccgcccttgcaagaagaagacgctatcactgaagttgaggtaccagaacaaccaactgatgaaatccttttgatcgacccgcaaaactttcaatatgaagatattcccgaagatgcgacagatgaagcacgtgaagacgagttcgagagaagcgacgatgatgattgtaatgatagtgatgagaacgaaaacgatttagagtgatgtaatagtgatgagaacgaaaacgatttagagtgatgtaatatatgtatcaaatgttggatttctctattgtaacattttctaaaagaaaGAGTAAGAAGTAGTATGAAataagatatgatgttagatgatatgtgactttggggtttagggatttcattctcggtgtttagggttaagcgtcgtaatttcgtcgtaaatggaaaaacgcgggcctggtaatttcgtcgtaaaacgaaaaacacgggcctggtaatttcgtcgtaaatgaaaaaacgcgggcctggtaaattcgtcgtaaatggaaaaacgcgggcctggtgaattcgtcgtaaaattacgtcgcttttacgacgaatcctaatctatataagGGGACGCCGAGAGCGAGGCTGCCTCGCTCATTCCTCCCAAATTCCTTTGCTCTCTCTAAggtaaactctctcttctctctttttttttttttttttaaattagtttaggtgattagttaggtaacggaattagtttaggtgattagttaagtaattagtttaggtgattagttaggtaacagaataatatttttattatgtcgtaattgattaaatttattttagtttttttagatggctcctagaagaaAATCCAGAGCACCTAGCTATAGAGATTTGTTTGGCgacgatggttccggtacatcttcttcctgTCCATCGTCTTCCGGTCCATCATCCTCCAccgcagttccagactctcagccttctcagagagttgcttggagtcctcctccaccgcagatgcctccaccgcaAATGCCTCCACCGcatatgcctccacctcctcctccagcggctgcacctgagcctgtcccagaaggtgcagttcatccggatttgcgtgtgccttcatatgccccattcgcgagatatacggtagaggatttgcttgcccagcctggacgggagggtttggatgttctagaccccgatagaccccgaggaacttattggtaagttattaatttttattacattaaaatttaaattatttttatttttaaacggttaaattgttttcctttcaggtttggggctaacaaccgtgttggccggagcgtttcgaaaacgattaagggttactacgacggggcatatccgaactggagcaagactccaaatcacgttaagatcacttggtttaaaatgtttgcggtaagatttttaaatttaattaaattttcacttttaaatatgtatatattttttaaatattattattaattgtaattttttcaaattttttgtgtttcagcaaaagtggcattggtctttgggaatcaccgagatggtgaaggcggaattcgttgcaaaagcaaagatccgcctctgcaacacagtctccgattggaaggacaagtgggagctcgacgggtatgagggaaagcccactgagctcacgaaggatgtgtgggatggcctcatcgcctactggaagcacccctcttcgatcaaaaaggccaattcgtgctcggcttctcgaagaacgaaggataaagatggtaatttgcccatgcttcacagaaccggccAAAAACCACATGCAGGCATCCGTCTAGAagttgtaagttttgtttttaaatatttattttaaaatattcaattaatataatttttaatattttttttttgtagttggagaagacgggagtcttaccatctctgtctgacctattcaagatgactcacgccacatccgacggagtttttgtggatcctgcatctgagaaactcgcTCAAGCAGTGGCtactcggattgaagaacgggagacgcaactaactcaGGAGTCTCCccatggattacccgtcacattgtccaccgaagaagccgacagaatcttcgaagaggtagtACAActaaaaatttttgtttacattatttttaataactatattaatatatgttttaattttatagctggctcctagaaagaagggacgaatagtcggtataggctctgttaaccaagttgcaagggcaacttcgtcatacacttcgagacgggatgaagagacttctcagatgaaagctcgaatggatagccagcaggttcgtttagactctcttgaggatttgctagacgtgatggccgtgggaaacccggttatgcagagaatgttgagtcagagacgagccgctcttgggttgccagtacgagatccccaagagtccgatccaacccgtcaacagccgagcaaccccaccgactacttcgatgatatgtagtttttttaatatttcggtttgtattatgaatttaaatattatgacttttaaatgcttttttataaatgttttttattttcatatttcgttttaaaattaaaattatttaaaattctgaattttaaataaattcaaatttatatatatatatatatatatatatatttgaggttaaaaacaatattcaaaatatattataaaacgaaACGTCGATGTAGGCTCGacgtaaacatttacaactgatTACCGTCGAAAATAATTACGAGTCTTTTACATCGAAGATTTTACGTGatctttacatcgaaatgttacgtggagtttacatcgaaacaTTTACGAGGGTGTTACAACGAAAatgtttacgtgtgctttacatcgaatccattacgtggagtttaccacgaaattttacgtgtagtttacgacgaatctctgccctgcgctttacgaggaatatatttcgtcgtaaacttaacaagtcatttacgacgaaacgtcGGTTACGACGGgcgttttacgacgaaacgtgttTCGAGGTTCATTCGttgtaacaccccgtttacgacgaagttacaacGTATATtgccctcgtaaaaaatatgttttcttgtagtgcgtgAATGTGTTTTTATAATCAAGTTTGTGGTGGACGTATTCTTATGGACGACAAGCTCTTACAATTATAGTTGTGTAACTATGATTGTTTGTGAAGATAATACATGTAGAGAACATATTGTGACGTTTTGAAAGAGAGAAAGGGATTAAGCTTTTTTTGTGGACACGATTCAGTGGAAGCAGCTTCTGTGGACACAATTTATGTGGatacaaaaaatgttataatttttttgtggaCAAGTTTCTATGgacaaaatatatttgtatccatatatatatttttgatattttattaaataatttctagTGGACATAAAAAATGTGGATAtgagttgataaaaaaattattgttatggattaaaataaataattaaaagtttggGATAAAACCAAGAGGATCTATAAGCAAATTAGAAAATGTTGGGGTCAAATTGCTGTTGGGGTCAAATtgcataaatccaaaaaaacGGAAGGACCATGTGTAAAATAGAGTAATTTGACCATTGTTGCTTCTAGAACTTTTTCTGTAACGGAAGCGACGACGAAGACTTCGGGCAGCTGTCACGGCGGACCTCCACTGTATACATCTCCACTGTATCCTTCCTCACGTCTTCCACCACAACCTCTCCCATATCCACAACCGTCTCCCCAGTGCGGTATCCACGATCACGTCCTCTATCCCACCACTTTTTCCATAGACTGAGCCTCGTCACCTTGTcgataggaaaaaaaaaggagaattaGGGTTAGGAATTAGAAATAGAGAAATATAAACTGGTGAGATaaagtttttgaaatttgaaacaaagaagaaaaataaggaAGAAGTTTGGTTTTAAAAGTAATGAGAGAGAAAATGGTTAAGAGGGTATATTGGCCATTCAATACTCATAAAGTGTGTGTCAATCAGAAAGTGTTTGTTTCAGAATAACAACATGTGTGTAGGTGTTACTGCGTATGACCTTTTTGGCTTTTCCTTAACATTTGCAGAGGTAGCTAcagattttttaagaaaatttaaatagCTTAAGCATCTCTAGTCAAATATGCACATTGTGATATTATCTAACTACATGATAAGAGAAGAAACATTAAGTGGAAGTCTACTTTGAAATTATGCTATAACTTTGCATAGTAAGTTACAAAACCTTTGACATCAACCGCGAGAAACAAACCTCACGGGTAGAATCGACCAACAAGGTTAGTGTTAAATACTGAAATCGTATATGTAGTGTTTTCATGTCGAATGATTAGTGTTTGGCAGAGATTGCAAATCAAGAATGACGACACAGAACATCAACAAGTACAAAATAACAATTTACAAGAGATTTtggacctctctctctctctcagtccTCTCTATATGCAACTAATAATTAAATTCAAAAGATTGAACAGATGGACTGGGGAAGACGCTGTTTTTGATAATTTGCACACAAGTAGAAACTTCATGATCAATCGAACAACATCACCACCATCCACATagaccatttttttttatcataaaaagcTTGAGAACGACAATGGATTTACCCCAGATACAAAGTTTAGTGTTAGAAGGGGGCAAAGATGTTTTCAGCAAACCAGAAGCTACTAGAAGGAAGTGCCTTCTGGAGGTTGAACAAGCTTACGGTTATGCGACGCAGTCATTTCCTTCTTCAGCTGTACCAGTATATCTTCCATTGTGTACTCCCTTTGCCAGTTCGCAAGAAGCCCGAACTTCTTGGGATCCACCTATACATTACAAATGCATCTTCAGACAAAAGTTACCGAAAGGAACGAGTCAGAGAATGGCAGGATGATGATTTTATTATGAGTACCACTCCTGTTTCATGGTTGACACAAGTCATGTTGATACGTGAATGGAACCGGACAGTGGGAGGTTTCTCAGGGTAATCTTTGTCACAAAAGAGCTTCAACTGATAGATCCTACCTTCATGAACAGTCTGCtcatagaagaagaaaaaaaaaaaaaaaaatagatatctgTAAGGACAAGCAGAAACAAGAACCTTAGTGCTAAAGAAAAAAGCTTAGGATAAGAGCATTGATCAATGCTTATTAAAAGGAGAAAGATATAAGTACGTTGTGAGGAGCGATGATAGTGCCAGTCCAAGAGCGCATGTAAATGTCATCACCATCATCCATTCCGTAGCTCACAGTTCCATCTCCAATACCTTTCTCCCCACGTTCAAGCTCCTCCAGCAgccggaaattcctcggtactATATTGTTATAACAATCCATATTCAAACACATGAATCATAACACTAGACACAATCACAATCTTGAGACATCATCAAGTCATATTATCATTGACCAGGCAAATCATCAGAATACGGATTTCAAAACCCTAGAACAGGAAAATCAAAacgagaagaagagagactaaAGCAATCGAAATCGTTTACCAACAACACTCGTTCCTCCGGAGCCAAGGGTCATATTTGATCAAACTCGTGGATTCTATTCGATCCGATCCGATTTTGAGATCTGATCGTGCAGAGACGAGAGAGACGAGAGAGACGAGAGATGAGGCAACGAAAATCAAGAGAGAATCTTGTACAATGAGAGAAAGCTATCTTTAAGGGGTAAATCGGGTAATTTagggaaaaatggaaaaagtgtTCAATTTGCAACTTTACTACCcagaaaattattttctaatgtATAATCCGTTTGAACCGAGTTCGGTCGAAACGAGTAAAGAGATACGGAACTTGCTGGTGCATTAGTTCAAAGGTGTTTTTTAATCGGTGAACGGTAAAGTTACAAATAAGAAAAGTTTGATCTGAAAGTAAGTCGATGCTCGGGGAGCCATGGCCGGAAAAATACAAATCGGCGAGAATCTAAAAGCATAAAACTCTAATTCTAGCTATCAAATGAGTGTGTGTATGTTCGGCTTCCTCTCTCCTTCCCTTTATAGCTGCCGTTTTGTTCCCAATTTTAGGTATGTCTGACCTAATGGGCATGTTGTGGTCGGATTGGACGTTGGGGCCGAGCAATCTCTCATGGGCCGATTTGGAGCACTTCTCTGAGGCGTCGAGCGGAGGGCTGAGCTCCAGTCGTCGCTTAGTCGGGAGCCGTCAACTTGATCCGGTTTCTTGGGCCGGCTTAGCGGATCAAGTCTCCTATATGATGGGCTTTGTGGAAAGATGTAATTCATCTCCTACAGTTTGTCCCCCTTAGTTCACTCATGATAAGCGTAGTCGATCTTAGTGAATTTTTCGAGCTAGGTTTAGAAAATCGGAGACTCTGTTGGAGTTCGATGATGGCCCTATCGACTATGCAGCAACTATGCAATCGGGACCGTGAGTAGGGGCAGCAGTATCGCGGTCTGTCGCCGGGTTTCCTTATGGTTTGGTTCAACTATCAATCGCGAATCAAATATGGTTCGTCTTAACCGATTATTCGAATATTCGGTTTGCCTCTAACCGATTTCCGGTTTTCCCCTAGAAGTGGAAACGTCGCGAAGAGTGGAGGATGAACTTTAGCGGTTTCGTGGGTTCTAATAGCCCGTTTAGACCTAATGATGACGCCTCTAGAGATCTGTGCTCTGCTTCTTATAAATAGACGGGTGTGTGTCATTCTCTCTATTCTTCTCCGCATATCCAtatactttctctctcttctctgctTCTCTCTCTACACTGCCTTTTCTTTCGTCATGTCAAGTTGGTCACGCGAATTGCGCTAGTCATGGCATCCACGAGAAAAGCATATGTCAAGTCATAGAGTTGTGTTAGGTTGGACAATcctaatatcagattcaacacgtctcgaagaaaaaaatatgatatgaaGTTTACAagcccaaaatattatacataaggTCCATTGACACAAACGAAAGAAAAACATACATTCTTATATCTTGAAACAAGTGATTAGCAAAAAATATCCAATCTACACTAGTTCCGCTATGGTCCTTCCTACTGATCACCTGCAGGAAATGGTGAGGAGCGAGAGAACTAGTTTCACACCGTAACAATGTTTTGGGCTATCTCATTCTTTAATTGTTTTGGGCTAAGGCTAACATATTGTTTTGTTCCATTTAATTGTTAATTATATATGCTTTACGATGTTATCGTTGTTACTATATGAAAACTGAGAATGAAATTAATTCAATACAGCCaacactaaaaatattaaaggatttatttacttcttttggttttagtctttaaagaaaaaaacaattttcagaaaatatttgTACGCAGTTTGGTTATGTTAATATCCAGATTATTAATTGTTACACtacatttaagttattttggttaaattatGTTTGGTTCACtctaaattattcaaagtaaattatttgatatgataaGA
It encodes the following:
- the LOC106411865 gene encoding ubiquitin-conjugating enzyme E2 variant 1D, whose amino-acid sequence is MTLGSGGTSVVVPRNFRLLEELERGEKGIGDGTVSYGMDDGDDIYMRSWTGTIIAPHNTVHEGRIYQLKLFCDKDYPEKPPTVRFHSRINMTCVNHETGVVDPKKFGLLANWQREYTMEDILVQLKKEMTASHNRKLVQPPEGTSF